One part of the Olleya sp. YS genome encodes these proteins:
- the rpmF gene encoding 50S ribosomal protein L32 produces the protein MAHPKRKISKTRRDKRRTHYKATAPQIATCPTTGEAHLYHRAHWSEGKLYYRGQVLIDNSVEENEA, from the coding sequence ATGGCACATCCTAAAAGAAAAATCTCGAAAACAAGAAGAGATAAAAGAAGAACACATTATAAAGCAACTGCGCCACAAATTGCAACTTGCCCAACTACAGGTGAAGCACACTTATATCATAGAGCTCATTGGAGTGAAGGAAAACTTTATTACAGAGGTCAAGTGTTAATTGACAATTCAGTAGAAGAAAACGAAGCATAA
- a CDS encoding ketoacyl-ACP synthase III has product MSKISAAITAVGAYVPEYVLTNQILETMVDTNDDWITTRTGIKERRILKGEGKGTSFMAIEAAKDLINKKGLNPKDIELVIVATATPDMQAASTAAYTATQIGATNAFSFDLEAACSSFLFGMSTAAKYIESGRYKNVLLIGADKNSSMINYEDRATCIIFGDGAGAVLFEPNTEGLGLQDEYLRSNGEGREFLQVKSSGSSYPVTKESIDRKENFVFQDGKTVFKNAVFNMADVAVKILERNNLQKDDIAWLAAHQANKRIIDATANRIELEPEKVMMNIEKYGNTTSATLPLLLNDYESQLKKGDNIIFAAFGGGFTWGSIYLKWAYNS; this is encoded by the coding sequence ATGAGCAAAATCTCTGCTGCAATTACCGCTGTTGGTGCCTATGTGCCAGAATACGTATTAACCAATCAAATTCTTGAAACGATGGTTGATACAAACGACGATTGGATTACTACTAGAACAGGAATCAAAGAACGTCGTATTTTAAAAGGAGAAGGAAAGGGGACTTCTTTTATGGCTATTGAAGCAGCCAAAGACCTTATAAACAAAAAAGGTTTAAATCCTAAAGATATAGAATTAGTAATTGTTGCAACAGCAACACCAGATATGCAAGCAGCATCTACTGCTGCCTATACTGCAACACAAATAGGAGCAACAAATGCATTTTCTTTTGATTTAGAAGCTGCGTGTTCAAGTTTCCTGTTCGGGATGTCTACTGCTGCAAAATATATTGAATCTGGACGTTATAAAAATGTATTATTGATTGGTGCTGATAAAAACTCTTCAATGATTAATTATGAAGACAGAGCAACTTGTATCATATTTGGAGATGGTGCAGGAGCAGTGTTGTTTGAACCTAATACTGAAGGTTTAGGACTTCAAGATGAATACTTGAGAAGTAATGGAGAAGGACGAGAATTTCTACAAGTCAAATCAAGTGGTTCCTCTTACCCTGTAACCAAAGAATCAATAGATAGAAAAGAAAATTTTGTTTTTCAAGATGGCAAAACAGTTTTTAAAAACGCAGTGTTTAATATGGCAGATGTTGCAGTAAAAATTTTAGAGCGTAATAATCTTCAAAAAGATGATATTGCGTGGCTTGCAGCACATCAAGCTAATAAAAGAATTATAGACGCAACCGCTAACCGTATAGAATTAGAACCCGAGAAGGTCATGATGAATATAGAAAAATATGGTAATACTACATCAGCTACATTACCATTATTATTAAATGATTACGAATCACAATTGAAAAAAGGAGACAATATTATATTTGCAGCTTTTGGAGGTGGTTTTACTTGGGGTTCTATTTACCTTAAGTGGGCTTACAATTCTTAA
- the accB gene encoding acetyl-CoA carboxylase biotin carboxyl carrier protein, whose protein sequence is MDLKDIQNLIKFVAKSGASEVKLETEDVKITIRTGSETETTYVQQVPMQAQMPMQQAVPQAPVAAPATTNDAPAATTDDSKYITIKSPIIGTFYRKPSPDKPLFVEVGQTISEGDVLCIIEAMKLFNEIESEVSGKIVKILVDDSSPVEFDQPLFLVDPS, encoded by the coding sequence ATGGATTTAAAAGACATTCAAAACTTAATTAAATTTGTTGCCAAATCTGGCGCAAGTGAAGTTAAATTAGAAACAGAAGATGTTAAAATAACTATAAGAACAGGTTCTGAAACAGAAACAACTTACGTACAGCAAGTACCTATGCAAGCGCAAATGCCAATGCAACAAGCAGTGCCTCAAGCGCCAGTTGCAGCACCAGCGACAACAAATGATGCTCCTGCAGCTACAACTGACGACTCAAAATACATTACTATAAAATCTCCAATAATAGGTACGTTTTATAGAAAACCTTCTCCAGATAAACCATTATTTGTAGAAGTTGGTCAGACTATTTCTGAAGGTGATGTGCTTTGTATTATTGAAGCAATGAAGTTATTCAACGAAATAGAATCTGAAGTATCAGGTAAAATTGTTAAAATTTTAGTTGACGATTCTTCTCCTGTAGAATTTGACCAACCATTATTCTTAGTAGACCCATCTTAA
- the accC gene encoding acetyl-CoA carboxylase biotin carboxylase subunit: MFKKILIANRGEIALRVIRTCKEMGIKTVAVYSTADAESLHVKFADEAVCIGPPASSESYLKMSNIIAAAEITNADAIHPGYGFLSENAKFSKICEEHQIKFIGASEDMIDRMGDKANAKATMIAAGVPVVPGSEGVIKDFKECLKVAKETGYPVMLKASAGGGGKGMRAVWKEEDLQNAWESARTESKAAFGNDDMYMEKLIEEPRHIEIQIVGDSSGKACHLSERDCSVQRRHQKLTEEVPSPFMTTALRKKMGEAAVKAAEYIKYEGAGTVEFLVDKHRNFYFMEMNTRIQVEHPITEQVIDFDLIREQILVAAGVPISGKNYTPNLHSIECRINAEDPFNDFRPSPGKITTLHAPGGHGVRLDTHVYAGYSIPPNYDSMIAKLITTAQTREEAINKMKRALDEFVIEGIKTTIPFHRQLMDHPDYLAGNYTTKFMEDFVIEKQVEE, translated from the coding sequence ATGTTTAAAAAAATATTGATTGCCAATAGAGGAGAAATAGCACTTCGTGTTATTAGAACCTGTAAAGAAATGGGCATTAAAACTGTTGCAGTATACTCTACTGCAGATGCAGAAAGCTTGCACGTAAAGTTTGCAGACGAAGCCGTTTGTATTGGTCCACCAGCAAGTAGCGAGTCTTACTTAAAAATGTCTAATATTATTGCAGCAGCAGAAATCACTAACGCTGATGCTATCCATCCTGGATATGGATTTTTGTCTGAAAACGCTAAATTTTCTAAAATCTGTGAAGAACATCAAATAAAATTTATAGGTGCTTCTGAAGACATGATTGATAGAATGGGAGACAAAGCTAACGCCAAAGCGACGATGATTGCAGCAGGCGTACCAGTGGTTCCAGGAAGTGAAGGTGTCATTAAAGATTTTAAAGAGTGCCTTAAAGTAGCTAAAGAAACTGGTTACCCTGTCATGCTAAAAGCGTCTGCTGGAGGTGGTGGTAAAGGGATGCGTGCAGTTTGGAAAGAAGAAGATTTGCAAAACGCTTGGGAATCTGCTAGAACAGAATCTAAAGCAGCTTTTGGAAATGATGATATGTATATGGAAAAGCTTATTGAAGAGCCAAGACATATAGAAATACAAATTGTTGGTGACTCTTCAGGTAAAGCGTGTCATTTGTCAGAAAGAGATTGCTCTGTACAACGTCGCCATCAAAAATTAACCGAAGAAGTACCTTCTCCTTTTATGACAACTGCTCTACGTAAAAAAATGGGTGAAGCAGCAGTAAAAGCAGCAGAATATATCAAATATGAAGGTGCAGGAACCGTAGAGTTTTTAGTAGATAAGCACAGAAACTTCTACTTCATGGAAATGAATACACGTATTCAAGTAGAGCACCCAATTACAGAACAAGTTATAGATTTTGACTTAATCCGTGAGCAAATTTTAGTAGCAGCAGGTGTGCCAATTTCTGGAAAAAACTATACGCCTAATTTGCATTCTATAGAGTGTCGTATTAATGCAGAAGATCCGTTTAACGATTTTAGACCATCTCCTGGGAAAATTACAACACTACATGCTCCTGGAGGACATGGAGTCCGTTTAGACACGCATGTTTATGCTGGTTACAGCATTCCGCCAAATTACGATTCGATGATTGCTAAATTAATAACAACAGCGCAAACACGTGAAGAAGCAATCAATAAAATGAAACGCGCTTTAGACGAGTTTGTTATTGAAGGTATTAAAACAACTATTCCGTTTCACAGACAATTAATGGATCATCCAGATTATTTAGCAGGAAATTATACCACTAAGTTTATGGAAGATTTTGTAATCGAAAAACAAGTTGAAGAATAA